One part of the Muntiacus reevesi chromosome 20, mMunRee1.1, whole genome shotgun sequence genome encodes these proteins:
- the LOC136151406 gene encoding LOW QUALITY PROTEIN: heterogeneous nuclear ribonucleoprotein H-like (The sequence of the model RefSeq protein was modified relative to this genomic sequence to represent the inferred CDS: deleted 1 base in 1 codon), protein MMLGTEGGEGFVVKVRGLPWSCSADQVQRFFSDCKIQNGAQGIRFIYTREGRPSGEAFVELESEDEVKLALKKDRETMGQRYVEVFKSNKAEMDWVLKHTGPNSPDTANDGFVRLRGLPFGCSKEEIVQFFSGLEIVPNGITLPVDFQGRSTGEAFVQFASQEIAEKALKKHKERIGHRYIEIFKSSRAEVRTHYDPPRKLMAMQQPGPYDSPGAGRGYNSIGRGAGFERMRCGAYGGGYGGYDDYNGYNDGYGFGSNRFGRDLNYCFFGMSDHRYGDGGSTFQSTTGHCVHMRGLPYRATENDIYNFFSPLNPVRVHIEIGPDGRVTGEADVEFATHEDAVAAMSKDKANMQHRYVELFLNSTAGASGGAYEHRYVELFLNSTAGASGGAYANQSSYGGPASQQLSGGYGASYGGQSSMSGYGSQGAVNSSYYSSGSRTSVGVNGMGGMSGMSSMSGGWGM, encoded by the exons ATGATGCTGGGCACAGAAGGCGGTGAGGGGTTCGTGGTGAAGGTCCGGGGCTTGCCTTGGTCTTGCTCTGCAGACCAAGTGCAGCGGTTTTTTTCCGACTGCAAAATTCAAAATGGGGCTCAAGGTATTCGTTTCATCTACACCAGAGAAGGCAGACCGAGTGGCGAGGCTTTTGTTGAACTTGAATCAGAAGATGAAGTCAAATTGGCCctgaaaaaagacagagaaactatGGGACAGAGATATGTTGAAGTATTCAAGTCAAACAAGGCTGAAATGGATTGGGTGTTGAAGCATACTGGTCCAAATAGTCCTGACACGGCCAATGATGGCTTTGTACGGCTTAGAGGACTCCCCTTTGGATGTAGCAAGGAAGAAATTGTTCAGTTCTTCTCAGGGTTGGAAATCGTGCCAAATGGGATAACATTGCCAGTGGACTTCCAGGGGAGGAGTACGGGGGAGGCCTTCGTGCAGTTTGCTTCACAGGAAATAGCTGAAAAGGCTCTAAAGAAACACAAGGAAAGAATAGGGCACAGGTATATCGAAATCTTTAAGAGCAGTCGAGCTGAAGTTAGAACTCACTATGATCCACCACGAAAACTTATGGCCATGCAGCAACCAGGTCCCTATGacagccctggggctggcagagggtATAACAGCATTGGAAGAGGAGCTGGCTTTGAAAGGATGAGGTGTGGTGCTTATGGTGGAGGTTATGGAGGCTATGATGATTATAATGGTTATAATGATGGCTATGGATTTGGGTCAAATAGATTTGGAAGAGACCTCAATTACTGTTTTTTC GGAATGTCAGATCATAGATACGGGGATGGTGGCTCTACTTTCCAGAGCACAACAGGACACTGTGTACACATGCGGGGATTACCTTACAGAGCTACTGAGAatgacatttataattttttttcaccacTCAACCCTGTGAGAGTACATATTGAAATTGGTCCTGATGGCAGAGTAACTGGTGAAGCAGATGTCGAGTTTGCAACTCATGAAGATGCTGTGGCAGCTATGTCAAAAGACAAAGCAAATATGCAACACAGATATGTAGAACTCTTCTTGAATTCTACAGCAGGAGCAAGCGGTGGTGCTTACGAACACAGATATGTAGAACTCTTCTTGAATTCTACAGCAGGAGCAAGCGGTGGTGCTTACGCAAACCAGTCCAGTTATGGTGGCCCGGCCAGCCAGCAGCTGAGTGGTGGTTATGGAGCCAGCTATGGTGGCCAGAGCAGCATGAGTGGATATGGCAGCCAAGGAGCAGTGAACAGCAGCTACTACAGTAGCGGGAGCCGAACGTCTGTGGGCGTGAACGGAATGGGAGGGATGTCTGGCATGTCCAGTATGAGTGGTGGATGGGGGATGTGA